One genomic region from Jiangella sp. DSM 45060 encodes:
- a CDS encoding PmoA family protein, producing the protein MTLVVTHTHGHDVSVRAGDVELARYVYEPFPQRWEAPKPYIHPLRTLAGDVVTIFRPHDHRWHKGLQLTATDVSGTNIWGGHTYVRGEGYQVLDNLGAMRPSGPPAIHPAPGDVTVDHDLVWVDATDAPLATERRTLRLHAVDLDAGTYALDVTTRVSGAGDAALTLESPNVRGMTGSGYSGLWWRGPRSFTDGALVTADGVVPEDELRGRSVADVPWVAYIGRHDDVDRSSTLVFTTAPENKGDSAHWFTRTGDFAGINPSWAFHEPLVIPAGEALHRRYRVVVATGEHPAASIADTLATIDW; encoded by the coding sequence ATGACCCTGGTCGTCACTCACACCCATGGCCACGACGTGTCGGTGCGGGCCGGCGACGTCGAGCTGGCCCGCTACGTCTACGAACCGTTCCCCCAGCGCTGGGAGGCGCCCAAGCCCTACATCCACCCGCTGCGTACCCTCGCCGGCGACGTGGTGACGATCTTCCGGCCGCACGACCACCGGTGGCACAAGGGCTTGCAGCTCACCGCCACCGACGTGTCCGGGACGAACATCTGGGGCGGGCACACGTACGTCCGGGGCGAGGGCTACCAGGTGCTGGACAACCTCGGCGCGATGCGCCCGAGCGGGCCGCCCGCGATCCACCCGGCGCCGGGCGACGTCACCGTCGACCACGACCTGGTGTGGGTCGATGCCACGGATGCTCCCCTTGCAACCGAGCGGCGCACGCTGCGCCTGCACGCCGTCGACCTCGACGCCGGCACCTACGCGCTCGACGTCACGACCCGCGTCAGCGGCGCCGGCGACGCGGCGCTGACCCTGGAGAGCCCGAACGTCCGCGGCATGACGGGCTCGGGCTACAGCGGCCTGTGGTGGCGCGGTCCGCGGTCGTTCACCGACGGCGCCCTGGTCACCGCCGACGGCGTCGTCCCCGAGGACGAGCTGCGCGGGCGCAGCGTCGCCGACGTCCCGTGGGTCGCGTACATCGGCCGCCACGACGACGTCGACCGCTCGTCGACGCTGGTCTTCACCACCGCGCCGGAGAACAAGGGCGACAGCGCGCACTGGTTCACCCGCACCGGCGACTTCGCCGGCATCAATCCGTCCTGGGCCTTCCACGAACCGCTGGTGATCCCCGCCGGTGAGGCCCTGCACCGGCGGTACCGGGTCGTCGTCGCCACCGGCGAGCACCCTGCGGCCTCGATCGCCGACACTCTCGCCACGATCGACTGGTGA
- a CDS encoding Gfo/Idh/MocA family protein translates to MSNPPPVPDPPVRVALVGTGAIADNVHLPALRSLGAAVRVEAAMDIDAGRLAATAARWDIGATYDDLDLLLKETRPDLVVICSPPAVHREQVIAVLEAGAWAWCEKPPVLSLAEYDDITAAEAEGGPYAAIVFQHRFGSGARRAGRLLNQRLLGRPLVGHCQTTWFRDDAYYAVPWRGQWATEGGGPAMGLGIHQIDLFLHLLGPWSEVTAFAGRLARDVRTDDVTTAAVRFENGALGTVVNSSLSPRQTSYLRIDCEAATVELQHLYGYTDDDWTYTPSPGTPPEQVAAWLPSEPGEPSSHRPQLAALLSDLRAGRRPATSGGSGRAALEFITAMYKSALTGRTVARGSIGPGDPFYTAVNGGMELP, encoded by the coding sequence GTGTCGAATCCGCCGCCCGTTCCCGATCCGCCGGTCCGCGTCGCCCTGGTGGGGACCGGCGCCATCGCCGACAACGTCCACCTACCGGCACTGCGGTCGCTCGGCGCCGCGGTCCGGGTCGAGGCGGCGATGGACATCGACGCCGGGCGGCTGGCCGCGACCGCGGCGCGCTGGGACATCGGCGCCACCTACGACGACCTGGACCTGCTGCTGAAGGAGACCCGCCCCGATCTCGTCGTGATCTGCTCGCCGCCGGCCGTGCACCGCGAGCAGGTGATCGCGGTGCTGGAGGCAGGGGCGTGGGCGTGGTGCGAGAAGCCGCCGGTGCTGTCGCTGGCCGAGTACGACGACATCACCGCCGCCGAGGCCGAAGGGGGCCCGTACGCCGCGATCGTGTTCCAGCACCGTTTCGGCAGCGGTGCGCGGCGGGCCGGCCGGCTGCTGAACCAGCGCCTGCTCGGCCGGCCGCTCGTGGGGCACTGCCAGACGACCTGGTTCCGTGACGACGCCTACTACGCGGTCCCCTGGCGTGGGCAATGGGCGACCGAGGGCGGCGGGCCGGCGATGGGCCTGGGCATCCACCAGATCGACCTCTTCCTGCACCTGCTCGGCCCCTGGTCCGAGGTCACCGCGTTCGCCGGACGGCTCGCCCGCGACGTCCGCACCGACGACGTCACGACGGCCGCCGTCCGGTTCGAGAACGGCGCGCTGGGCACCGTCGTCAACTCGTCGCTCTCGCCGCGTCAGACCAGCTACCTGCGCATCGACTGCGAAGCCGCCACCGTCGAGCTGCAGCACCTCTACGGCTACACCGACGACGACTGGACCTACACGCCGTCGCCGGGCACGCCGCCGGAACAGGTGGCGGCGTGGCTGCCGTCCGAGCCGGGCGAGCCGAGCAGCCACCGGCCGCAGCTCGCCGCGCTGCTGTCGGACCTGCGCGCCGGCCGGCGACCGGCGACCAGCGGCGGGAGCGGCCGGGCCGCCCTCGAGTTCATCACCGCCATGTACAAGTCCGCGCTCACCGGCCGGACCGTCGCCCGCGGCTCGATCGGTCCGGGCGATCCCTTCTACACCGCCGTCAACGGCGGGATGGAGCTCCCATGA
- a CDS encoding ABC transporter substrate-binding protein: protein MAKPLFRRTVVAVLSTTFVAALAACGTSSSDDDPASGNGGDTPDVDAPVTISINDLPPTEEPERRQSMLDKIERFEADHPHITIEATEYRWAADTFPAMLAGGTEPTVTALPFTEVQGLAARGQTAEISEQLEGAGFLEDLNPGLMDVVTAPGGGVYGVPYAAYTAGLIYNRALFTQAGLDPDDPPKTWDDIRAAAKTIQEKTGVPGLISMTTENVGGWTLTAMSAAFGGQMEEIDGETATASFNAEPTKQALEFLRALRWEDNTMGSNFLVNWEDSRNEFGAGRAGMFIGGADAYRDLIDTRGLPPDDFGVAPLPLEGDEAAALSGGSVDVISARATPEEVDAAITWIQFNRFEKYYSEQAARESADGAFKDGRAVGAPELPIVSQDIYDQWLVWIDDMINVPRENAEYYLTSIEDVPLVAEPPVKGQELYAALDPVVQAVLTREDADIDALLAEAEDNVNALIQAG from the coding sequence ATGGCGAAACCCCTCTTCAGGCGCACGGTCGTGGCCGTGCTGAGCACCACGTTCGTGGCGGCGCTGGCGGCCTGCGGGACGTCGAGCAGCGACGACGATCCCGCGAGCGGCAACGGCGGCGACACGCCCGACGTCGACGCCCCGGTGACCATCTCGATCAACGACCTGCCGCCCACCGAGGAGCCCGAGCGCCGCCAGAGCATGCTCGACAAGATCGAGCGGTTCGAGGCGGACCACCCGCACATCACCATCGAGGCGACCGAGTACCGCTGGGCGGCCGACACTTTCCCGGCCATGCTCGCCGGCGGCACCGAGCCGACCGTGACCGCTCTCCCGTTCACCGAGGTGCAGGGTCTGGCCGCGCGCGGCCAGACGGCCGAGATCTCCGAGCAGCTCGAGGGCGCCGGGTTCCTCGAGGACCTCAACCCGGGCCTCATGGACGTCGTCACCGCACCCGGCGGCGGCGTCTACGGAGTGCCGTACGCCGCGTACACGGCCGGTCTCATCTACAACCGCGCGCTCTTCACCCAGGCCGGCCTCGACCCCGACGACCCGCCGAAGACGTGGGACGACATCCGGGCGGCGGCGAAGACGATCCAGGAGAAGACCGGCGTCCCCGGCCTGATCAGCATGACCACCGAGAACGTCGGCGGCTGGACGCTGACCGCGATGTCGGCGGCGTTCGGCGGCCAGATGGAGGAGATCGACGGCGAGACCGCCACGGCCTCGTTCAACGCCGAGCCCACCAAACAGGCGCTGGAGTTCCTCCGCGCGCTGCGGTGGGAGGACAACACGATGGGCTCCAACTTCCTGGTCAACTGGGAGGACTCCCGCAACGAGTTCGGCGCGGGCCGGGCCGGCATGTTCATCGGCGGCGCCGACGCCTACAGGGACCTCATCGACACCCGCGGGCTGCCGCCGGACGACTTCGGCGTCGCGCCCCTGCCGCTCGAGGGCGACGAGGCGGCCGCGCTGTCCGGCGGTTCGGTCGACGTGATCAGCGCCCGGGCGACCCCGGAAGAGGTCGACGCGGCCATCACCTGGATCCAGTTCAACCGCTTCGAGAAGTACTACAGCGAGCAGGCCGCGCGCGAGAGCGCCGACGGTGCGTTCAAGGACGGCCGTGCGGTGGGTGCGCCGGAGCTCCCGATCGTCAGCCAGGACATCTACGACCAGTGGCTGGTCTGGATCGACGACATGATCAACGTGCCGCGCGAGAACGCCGAGTACTACCTCACGTCCATCGAGGACGTCCCGCTGGTCGCCGAGCCGCCGGTCAAGGGGCAGGAGCTCTACGCCGCGCTCGACCCCGTCGTCCAGGCCGTGCTGACCCGCGAGGACGCCGACATCGACGCGCTGCTGGCCGAGGCCGAGGACAACGTCAACGCCCTCATCCAGGCGGGCTGA
- a CDS encoding carbohydrate ABC transporter permease: MVVIDKDVASAVRPAPPPRRRRRTPVTWVRGGGLSTLVFLLPLIVLFSLFSWWPVLKSLVLSFQQTNFIGPAEWVGWNNFERVLADPLLGTAAWNTTWFTILAVVIGYPVPVITAVFIAELRKARGFAAGLAYIPTIIPPVVSVLLWKTFYRPDESGVFNTMLGWVGLGPYPWLQDGTAAMPSMVVQACWAGFGAATIIYLASLMSIQSELYEAAEVDGASIWRRIWHVTLPQLRGIMLIMLLLQLIGTFQVFTEPFIMTNGGPENRTVTILMLIYRYAFLASDYGKATALSLMLALALCLLSGIYLWATRKWSTT; encoded by the coding sequence GTGGTGGTGATCGACAAGGACGTCGCGAGCGCCGTGCGGCCGGCGCCGCCGCCTCGACGGCGGCGGCGCACGCCGGTGACGTGGGTGCGGGGCGGCGGGCTGAGCACGCTGGTCTTCCTGCTGCCGCTCATCGTGCTGTTCTCGCTGTTCTCCTGGTGGCCGGTGCTCAAGAGCCTCGTGCTGAGCTTCCAGCAGACGAACTTCATCGGCCCGGCCGAGTGGGTGGGCTGGAACAACTTCGAGCGGGTCCTGGCCGACCCGCTGCTGGGGACGGCGGCGTGGAACACGACGTGGTTCACCATCCTCGCCGTGGTCATCGGCTACCCGGTGCCGGTCATCACCGCGGTGTTCATCGCCGAGCTGCGCAAGGCCCGCGGCTTCGCGGCGGGACTCGCCTACATCCCGACGATCATCCCGCCGGTCGTCTCGGTGCTGTTGTGGAAGACCTTCTACCGTCCGGACGAGAGCGGTGTGTTCAACACGATGCTCGGCTGGGTCGGCCTGGGGCCGTATCCCTGGCTGCAGGACGGCACGGCGGCGATGCCGAGCATGGTGGTGCAGGCGTGCTGGGCCGGTTTCGGCGCGGCCACCATCATCTACCTGGCCTCGCTGATGTCGATCCAGTCGGAGCTCTACGAGGCGGCCGAGGTCGACGGCGCCAGCATCTGGCGGCGCATCTGGCACGTCACGCTGCCGCAGCTGCGCGGCATCATGCTGATCATGCTGCTGCTGCAACTCATCGGCACGTTCCAGGTGTTCACCGAGCCGTTCATCATGACCAACGGCGGTCCCGAGAACCGCACCGTCACGATCCTCATGCTGATCTACCGGTACGCGTTCCTGGCCAGCGACTACGGCAAGGCCACCGCGCTCAGCCTGATGCTGGCCCTGGCGCTGTGTCTGCTGTCCGGCATCTACCTGTGGGCGACGCGGAAATGGAGCACGACATGA
- a CDS encoding carbohydrate ABC transporter permease, with translation MSATVDTAAEHAEDAAGGDSRGRRRKEPTFAGERSVLSANDRRRPGVRLGLRVLVVVVVAGLLLISGGPLLWLFKSAVSTSQDIIRAPFGLWSSGIQWQNLSDAWTLVHIGRALLNTVWIALGSWFFGLLVALTGGYALSVLRPKYGPIITGAVLATLFVPGVVSLVASYLIILDVPIVERNLINTFWAVWLPAAPSAFNVLLMKRVFDRLPRDLFEAAKVDGAGPFRIFWSIVLPMSKPIIGVISLLTIMAAWKEFLWPMLVLPDPTLQPLSVVLPRLEQTSEMSLLMASLFISVIIPVLLFLVFQRQFLRGAGQAGALKG, from the coding sequence ATGAGCGCGACCGTCGACACCGCCGCAGAACACGCCGAGGACGCGGCCGGGGGCGACTCCCGCGGCCGGCGCCGCAAGGAGCCGACGTTCGCCGGCGAGCGCAGCGTGCTGTCGGCGAACGACCGGCGGCGCCCCGGCGTCCGGCTCGGGCTGCGCGTCCTGGTCGTGGTGGTCGTCGCTGGGCTGCTGCTGATCAGCGGGGGCCCGCTGCTCTGGCTGTTCAAGTCGGCGGTGTCGACGAGTCAGGACATCATCCGCGCGCCGTTCGGGCTGTGGTCGAGCGGCATCCAGTGGCAGAACCTGAGTGACGCGTGGACCCTGGTGCACATCGGCCGGGCATTGCTGAACACGGTGTGGATCGCGCTCGGTTCCTGGTTCTTCGGCCTGCTCGTGGCGCTGACCGGCGGCTACGCATTGTCGGTGTTGCGGCCGAAGTACGGCCCGATCATCACCGGGGCGGTGCTGGCGACGCTGTTCGTGCCCGGCGTGGTCTCGCTCGTGGCGTCGTACCTCATCATCCTCGACGTCCCGATCGTCGAGCGGAACCTCATCAACACGTTCTGGGCGGTCTGGCTGCCCGCCGCGCCGAGCGCGTTCAACGTCCTGCTGATGAAACGCGTCTTCGACCGGCTGCCTCGGGACCTGTTCGAGGCGGCGAAGGTCGACGGGGCCGGGCCGTTCCGCATCTTCTGGAGCATCGTGCTGCCCATGTCGAAACCGATCATCGGCGTCATCTCGCTGCTGACGATCATGGCCGCGTGGAAGGAGTTCCTCTGGCCGATGCTGGTGCTGCCCGATCCCACCCTGCAGCCGTTGTCGGTGGTCCTGCCGCGGCTGGAGCAGACGTCGGAGATGAGCCTGCTCATGGCCAGCCTGTTCATCTCGGTGATCATCCCGGTCCTGCTGTTCCTCGTGTTCCAGCGTCAGTTCCTCCGCGGCGCCGGGCAGGCCGGGGCGCTGAAGGGATGA
- a CDS encoding NAD(P)-dependent oxidoreductase, producing the protein MSVDHVLVTGAAGMIGRAAVRRFRELGVAVTALVLDDPGDLKADRVVVGSATDRAAVRDALDGVDAVVHLAAIPAPTLGTPDEVFAGNTAATFTVLDAAGEHGIRNAAIASSINALGFGWSPRTEVAPAYVPLDEDLPTEAADPYSLSKYVDEVTADAMARRHDLTVVSLRFPFVGGLGEVDELDDRLPEHAAQVTADPGIGARDLWLYLETRDAARALDLALRVDLAGSHVVFAAAPRTSAPYLTNDLLDAYYPAVPRRRDAPGRTAPVDLSRAEQLLGFAAQHLLPDSDEIRDLPTEMRRP; encoded by the coding sequence ATGAGCGTCGACCACGTGCTGGTCACGGGTGCCGCCGGCATGATCGGCCGGGCCGCGGTCAGGCGCTTCCGGGAGCTCGGCGTCGCTGTCACCGCCCTCGTCCTCGACGATCCCGGCGACCTCAAGGCCGACCGCGTCGTGGTGGGCAGCGCCACCGACCGGGCCGCCGTCCGTGACGCGCTGGACGGCGTGGACGCCGTCGTCCACCTGGCCGCGATCCCCGCGCCCACGCTGGGCACGCCGGACGAGGTCTTCGCCGGCAACACCGCAGCCACCTTCACCGTGCTCGACGCGGCGGGCGAGCACGGCATCCGGAACGCCGCCATCGCGAGCAGCATCAACGCGCTCGGGTTCGGCTGGTCGCCGCGGACGGAGGTGGCGCCGGCGTACGTGCCCCTCGACGAGGACCTCCCCACCGAGGCCGCCGACCCGTACTCGTTGTCCAAGTACGTCGACGAGGTGACGGCCGACGCGATGGCCCGCCGGCACGACCTGACCGTGGTGTCGCTGCGGTTCCCGTTCGTCGGCGGACTGGGGGAGGTGGACGAGCTCGACGATCGCCTGCCCGAGCACGCCGCACAGGTGACCGCCGACCCCGGGATCGGCGCCCGCGACCTGTGGCTGTACCTGGAGACCCGCGACGCCGCCCGGGCGCTGGACCTGGCCCTGCGGGTCGACCTGGCGGGGTCGCACGTCGTGTTCGCCGCCGCCCCCCGGACGTCGGCGCCGTACCTGACGAACGACCTGCTCGACGCCTATTATCCGGCGGTGCCGCGCCGCCGGGACGCGCCGGGCCGCACCGCGCCCGTCGACCTCTCCCGCGCCGAGCAGCTGCTGGGGTTCGCCGCCCAGCACCTCCTGCCCGACTCCGACGAGATCCGCGACCTGCCGACCGAGATGAGGAGACCATGA
- a CDS encoding enolase C-terminal domain-like protein: protein MTVTTSTADPQLEVPTQLGNVAPPWPHRDGLRITGVRAVATAPGGTPLVIVRVDTNEPGLYGLGCATFTQRWHSVVAYVEQHLERLVVGRHPADIEDITRAVHYGSYWRNGPVGNNALSGLDMALWDIAGKRAGMPVYELLGGRVRGAAATYIHAGRATVEETLADARRFMEAGWTHIRLQVGQPGLGTYGAPGARGGYPGAPNPDGWSVHRYLRTTPELFAAARAELGDDVELLHDVHSRLTPKQAVLLARSLEPYRLFFLEDVLAPEYFDRLPEVREASPVPIAVGELATSFTEAVRLVRDGGVDLIRCHISAIGGLSPARKIAVLAELTGVRTAWHSPADVSPIGAAANVALDVTSHAFGIQEGHVYPEPVHEVFPGTLRIERGWLRPNEAPGWGIDLDEKAAAAHPPGLARMDEWVLGVRGPDGGFAAP from the coding sequence ATGACCGTGACCACCTCGACCGCCGACCCCCAGCTGGAGGTGCCCACCCAGCTCGGGAACGTCGCGCCGCCGTGGCCGCACCGCGACGGTCTGCGCATCACCGGCGTCAGAGCCGTCGCGACGGCGCCGGGCGGCACGCCGCTGGTCATCGTCCGCGTCGACACCAACGAGCCGGGACTGTACGGTCTCGGCTGCGCCACGTTCACCCAGCGCTGGCACTCGGTCGTGGCCTACGTCGAGCAACACCTCGAGCGCCTGGTGGTGGGCCGGCACCCGGCCGACATCGAGGACATCACCCGCGCCGTGCACTACGGCAGCTACTGGCGCAATGGCCCGGTGGGCAACAACGCGCTGTCGGGTCTGGACATGGCGCTGTGGGACATCGCCGGCAAGCGGGCCGGGATGCCGGTGTACGAGCTGCTCGGCGGGCGGGTCCGCGGGGCCGCCGCCACCTACATCCACGCCGGGCGGGCGACCGTCGAGGAGACCCTGGCCGACGCGCGGCGGTTCATGGAGGCCGGCTGGACCCATATCCGGCTGCAGGTCGGGCAGCCCGGCCTGGGCACCTACGGCGCGCCCGGCGCGCGGGGCGGCTACCCGGGCGCGCCGAACCCGGACGGCTGGAGCGTGCACCGCTACCTGCGCACGACCCCGGAGCTGTTCGCGGCCGCGCGGGCCGAACTGGGCGACGACGTCGAGCTGCTGCACGACGTCCACTCACGGCTCACGCCCAAGCAGGCCGTGCTGCTGGCCCGGTCGCTCGAGCCGTACCGGCTGTTCTTCCTCGAGGACGTGCTGGCGCCGGAGTACTTCGACCGGCTTCCCGAGGTGCGCGAGGCGTCGCCGGTGCCGATCGCCGTCGGCGAGTTGGCCACGTCGTTCACCGAGGCGGTCCGGCTGGTCCGCGACGGCGGGGTCGACCTCATCCGCTGTCACATCTCCGCGATCGGCGGACTGTCGCCGGCGCGCAAGATCGCCGTGCTGGCCGAGCTGACCGGCGTGCGCACGGCCTGGCACTCGCCGGCGGACGTGTCGCCGATCGGCGCCGCCGCGAACGTCGCCCTGGACGTGACGAGTCACGCGTTCGGCATCCAGGAGGGGCATGTGTACCCGGAGCCCGTGCACGAGGTCTTCCCCGGAACGCTGCGCATCGAGCGCGGGTGGCTGCGCCCCAACGAGGCGCCCGGCTGGGGCATCGACCTCGACGAGAAGGCGGCCGCCGCCCACCCGCCCGGCCTGGCCCGGATGGACGAGTGGGTCCTGGGCGTCCGCGGGCCCGACGGCGGCTTCGCCGCGCCGTGA
- a CDS encoding LacI family DNA-binding transcriptional regulator produces the protein MTTRPRRHAGIADVAALAGVSMTTVSHTLSRRRPVSAATRERVLAAIAELGYEPNDLARSMVSQRTNTIALVIPDITNPFYTSVARGLQDAILADGYFGIVCNTDAQPDIERRTVQQLVKRRVDGIAFSGYYQHQDDIRPAVSVGIPVVLLGSHRPEEGYDVVNGADHESAAEATRYLLSRGHRRIAFITAPAGVGAPAVRVEGYHAALREAGVAADPALLMRAPVSRDGGGVGMAALLDLPQPPDAVIATNDVVAIGAMQAALARGLRIPDDVAVMGFDDIEAAGLITPKLTTMANQSHQIGFAAGRLLLQRIAGEGPPEPQELVFSAQLRRRESA, from the coding sequence ATGACCACGCGACCACGCCGCCACGCCGGCATCGCCGACGTCGCCGCACTCGCCGGCGTGAGCATGACGACGGTCTCGCACACGCTGAGCCGGCGCCGTCCGGTGTCCGCCGCCACCCGCGAGCGAGTGCTCGCGGCCATCGCCGAGCTGGGCTACGAGCCCAATGACCTCGCGCGGAGCATGGTCAGCCAGCGCACCAACACCATCGCGCTGGTGATCCCCGACATCACCAACCCGTTCTACACGTCGGTGGCGCGGGGGCTGCAGGACGCCATCCTGGCCGACGGCTACTTCGGCATCGTGTGCAACACCGACGCCCAGCCCGACATCGAGCGCCGGACCGTCCAGCAGCTGGTGAAGCGGCGCGTCGACGGCATCGCGTTCTCCGGCTACTACCAGCATCAGGACGACATCCGTCCGGCGGTCTCGGTGGGCATCCCGGTGGTGCTGCTGGGCAGCCACCGCCCCGAGGAGGGCTACGACGTCGTCAACGGCGCCGACCACGAGAGCGCCGCGGAGGCGACGCGCTACCTGTTGTCGCGAGGCCACCGCCGCATCGCCTTCATCACCGCGCCCGCCGGGGTCGGCGCCCCCGCCGTCCGGGTCGAGGGGTACCACGCCGCGCTGCGCGAGGCCGGCGTGGCGGCCGATCCCGCGCTGCTCATGCGCGCGCCGGTCAGTCGCGACGGTGGCGGCGTGGGCATGGCGGCGCTGCTGGACCTGCCGCAGCCACCCGACGCCGTCATCGCCACCAACGACGTCGTCGCCATCGGGGCGATGCAGGCCGCGCTCGCCCGCGGGCTGCGCATCCCCGACGACGTCGCCGTCATGGGCTTCGACGACATCGAGGCCGCGGGCCTGATCACCCCGAAGCTGACCACCATGGCCAACCAGTCGCACCAGATCGGCTTCGCCGCCGGCCGGCTGCTGCTGCAGCGCATCGCCGGCGAGGGCCCGCCGGAGCCCCAGGAGCTCGTGTTCTCGGCGCAACTCCGACGACGCGAGTCGGCCTGA
- a CDS encoding alpha/beta hydrolase, with protein MTGAPAMLVLPGGAYERHAPHEGEPVARWLTSLGIHAFVLGYPVAPMRHPAAVDAARDTLAWIRGGDHGLPVDPRRVGVIGFSAGGHLAASLCVGDPGTRPDLCVLGYPVISFVHQPHARSRVNLLGPGADAELRRRVSPDDHVDERHPPAFLWHTASDTSVPAGHSLRYASALVDHGVPVDLHVFGAGHHGLGLADQPDAAHLEARRWTGLCAAWLSSAGWVA; from the coding sequence GTGACCGGCGCGCCGGCGATGCTCGTCCTCCCGGGCGGGGCCTACGAACGGCACGCGCCGCACGAGGGCGAGCCGGTGGCCCGGTGGCTCACGTCGCTGGGCATCCACGCGTTCGTGCTCGGCTACCCCGTGGCGCCGATGCGTCACCCCGCCGCCGTCGACGCCGCCCGCGACACGCTGGCCTGGATCCGCGGCGGCGACCACGGCCTCCCCGTCGACCCCCGGCGGGTCGGCGTCATCGGGTTCTCCGCCGGCGGCCATCTCGCCGCGTCGCTGTGCGTGGGCGACCCCGGCACGCGGCCCGACCTCTGCGTCCTCGGCTACCCGGTCATCTCGTTCGTCCACCAGCCGCACGCGCGAAGCCGCGTCAACCTGCTCGGTCCGGGCGCCGACGCGGAGCTGCGGCGCCGCGTCTCGCCCGACGACCACGTCGATGAACGGCACCCGCCGGCCTTCCTCTGGCACACCGCCAGCGACACCTCCGTGCCCGCCGGCCACTCGCTTCGCTACGCCTCAGCACTCGTCGACCACGGCGTGCCGGTGGACCTCCACGTCTTCGGTGCCGGCCACCACGGGCTCGGTCTCGCCGACCAGCCGGACGCCGCCCACCTCGAAGCCCGGCGCTGGACCGGCCTCTGCGCCGCCTGGCTGTCGTCCGCCGGCTGGGTGGCCTGA
- a CDS encoding mandelate racemase/muconate lactonizing enzyme family protein, which produces MGSPDLIASVATRLLRLPLRRPWGPDVPRVHVIVVDVTTADGATGTGFSWTPTIGATAIRALIDDDCAAFVVGKPAHPEPVWDGLWRHLHEAGSGGITTLALAGIDLALWDLRARHHNTALADLLGRQRDSVEVYGSGVNLHYPLDQLVAQAGRWVAAGHRAVKIKVGRPDLGEDVERVAAVRDVIGPGRRLMVDANQRWDLPAARRAITALARFDLTWVEEPLLADATRAYTQLRGAVDVPIALGENAHTLHRFRDLLDAGACDIIQPNIVRVGGITPFLRITALARAHGATLAPHLLPELSGQLALTLTEPTLVEDVEDASFTALDCLTTPSPVTITSGHLTAHTRPGLGLTFRDGA; this is translated from the coding sequence ATGGGCTCGCCTGACCTCATCGCCTCGGTGGCGACGCGGCTGCTGCGGCTGCCGCTGCGGCGTCCGTGGGGGCCGGACGTGCCGCGGGTGCACGTCATCGTCGTCGACGTCACCACCGCGGACGGCGCCACCGGGACCGGGTTCTCCTGGACCCCCACCATCGGCGCCACCGCCATCCGGGCCCTGATCGATGACGACTGCGCCGCGTTCGTCGTCGGAAAGCCGGCCCACCCCGAACCCGTGTGGGACGGGTTGTGGCGGCACCTGCACGAGGCCGGCAGCGGCGGCATCACCACCCTCGCCCTCGCCGGCATCGACCTGGCGCTGTGGGACCTGCGCGCCCGCCACCACAACACCGCACTCGCCGACCTGCTCGGCCGGCAACGAGACTCCGTCGAGGTCTACGGCAGCGGCGTCAACCTGCACTACCCCCTCGACCAGCTGGTCGCCCAGGCCGGGCGGTGGGTCGCCGCCGGCCACCGAGCGGTCAAGATCAAGGTCGGCCGGCCCGACCTGGGCGAGGACGTCGAACGGGTCGCGGCGGTGCGGGACGTGATCGGGCCCGGGCGCCGGCTCATGGTCGACGCGAACCAGCGCTGGGACCTGCCCGCCGCGCGCCGCGCCATCACCGCCCTCGCCCGGTTCGACCTCACCTGGGTCGAGGAACCCCTCCTCGCCGACGCCACCCGCGCCTACACCCAGCTCCGCGGCGCCGTCGACGTGCCGATCGCGCTCGGCGAGAACGCCCACACCCTGCACCGCTTCCGCGACCTGCTCGACGCCGGCGCCTGCGACATCATCCAACCCAACATCGTCCGCGTCGGCGGCATCACCCCGTTCCTGCGCATCACCGCACTCGCCCGCGCCCACGGCGCCACCCTCGCCCCCCACCTCCTCCCGGAACTGTCCGGCCAACTCGCCCTCACCCTGACCGAACCGACCCTCGTCGAGGACGTCGAAGACGCCTCCTTCACCGCCCTCGACTGCCTCACCACACCCAGCCCCGTCACCATCACCAGCGGCCACCTCACCGCCCACACCCGACCCGGCCTCGGCCTCACCTTCCGGGACGGTGCGTGA